Below is a genomic region from Pan troglodytes isolate AG18354 chromosome X, NHGRI_mPanTro3-v2.0_pri, whole genome shotgun sequence.
TCAGGTCCCTGAGTATTACCAGCTAAAAATCCATTTTCCCAGTGGGTGAATGGAGTAGAAATACACTTATTCTACAAATAGTACTTATAGCCAAGAGTCAGAGAGCCAGTCCAATGTGTTAGAGTCAGGACATTCATTTGACTCATCACTACAGCAGATGACAGGACAGGCACTTACCATAGCTCATTCTGGCCGGAGAGACTTCTTGAAGCCATGCAGAAGGGAAAATACAAGTGAGGAATAATCGCCAGATTCACAAGAATATATTATGGAACATATATCAgtcttcacacttttttttttttcttagttcacAAGTTTATTATGAAAAACACTGCAGTGCTCTTGTGCAGTCACATCGTCTTacaggaaggggaaaaaacaGTTCTGTTCAAAACAACTCACCAGGTTCTGACAATAACAAAGAACAACATGGGGCTGAGATTTGAGTAGGGAATAAACTGAGTGCAGACAAatcatataattaaattaaacgGTAtccctgaaaataaaaagaacgaTTTCAAAACTCACAAGTAGAAGGGAGGCCTtggtacttatttttaaaaatgttcattaagCTCCAATGATTGTTTGCTGCTATCCTTATCTACAGTCATGCTGAGTAAAGCTATAGCTAAATGGAAGTTAAATTGTATTCACGAGGTGTTAATGTTTACATCTTATTATCTGCAGTCTCTCAGAGAAAGCAAAAGTAACTACAAATAGCGCTATGCCAGAAACTGGTTTCTTGACCAACAATGTCGCTTCAGCATGCAATGAACTGGTTCATTCTAAAGTGGTCACGGCTGTTGATGACAAGAggctttgtatttttatatggCACATCTTTTGGTCCATGTGAAAACAAGTTTTTTGAATGTTAACTATTTTCTGACACTTTGGAGTTACTGTTGCTCTTCCCATTTCCATTAGGTCGATATATGGTTCATGGCAATACTGTACAAGTTTAAAATTTCATTACGGGAAGTAGTCTGGGGTACGACGAGTAACATGTGGCTCGCCTCTACGAGGTGCTGGGTCAAACTGCAAGAAAGAGTATTTTAGAGTATCGTCAAGTTCCATGATTGCAGCTTGGTTACCACAACGATAACAATAGTTTGGAGCACTGAAAATCGTTACTACATTCCGGTCATGGCACCAGTTATATCCCTCCATCACTAGCTGGTGAGCTCTAGACACCAACGTGAGGCCATTGGCATGATTAAATGTCTCAGAAATATCTTGCCCAAAGGTGTAACCAGCTACTCGAGGAGATATACCCCAACCACCACGGTCATCTGGATCTGACCACAGCAAGTCACACATTGGACCCTCATGGGGAACTTCTTGTAGGCGATCAAGTACTCTGATATGATCCAGTGTATCTATAGATGGCGAGAGACCACCATGTAGACAGAAGATCTGCCCATCCACCAAGGCAGTGAGAGGAAGATAGTCAAAAAGatctgtaaaatatttccaaacatttgcatttccatattttCTTAAACATTCATCATAGAAACCATAAACTTGTGTGATCTGTCTGCTCTCATGATTCCCTCGAAGAATGGTGATGCGTTCACGGTAACGAACCTTAAGAGCTACAAGCAGTGTAACTGTTTCAACTGAATAATATCCTCTGTCAACATAATCTCCCATAAACAAGTAATTTGTATCTGGTGATTTGCCACCAATTCTAAACAGTTCCATGAGATCATGAAATTGCCCATGCACATCTCCACAGACAGTAACTGGACATCGAACCTCTTGCACGTTGGATTCTTTTGTCAGGATTTCTTTAGCCTTCTCGCAGAGGCTCTTGACCTGGGACTCGGACAGCTGCTTGCACTCGTTCAGCTGCTCGATCCACTGGTCCAGCTCCTTGGTGAACACCTTCTCGTCCATGATGCCACCCGCCTCAGCCGGCTGCCGCTCCGCGCTGCTCCCGCGCCGCCGCCCGCACACGGGCCTACACACACACGCCGCCGCCGGTTCCTCGTGTACTTCTGGCGGCTGTTGAGGCTGGCGCTGGCCCGCTGGCTCTCACCGCAGTACTCGGCCGTCGGCCGCTTCGCCTCCTCCTCCGCTCGCTGAGGCTCCAGAGCTCGGCTCTCTGTAATGGCGGCCGCCGGGCGTGGTGACGTCACGCCCGGCGTCAGGAGGCGGCGGGGAGCGGAGGGGAAAAGGGCCGGGGAGCAAGCTGCGCAACTGCAGAGCCCTCCCCGGGGGGGAGTTGGGGCGCAAACTGGGGGTCAAAGCGCAGGCGCGACGTAGCCAGTCTTCATACTTTTAACTgtatggagcagaatagagaacccaaaactAATCTACACACCTACAAATTCAGCAATTTGTCTCACATATTCTTTCACGTTCAGTAATTTGTCTCACCACAAGCCCATCCATTCCAAGCTCCattttcagagatgaggaaagTTATGTTCTAAAGTTGACCTGCACTTTGTATGTAAACGTTATCATAGTCCACAAAACACTGTGAGCTCTTTGAGAGCAGAGattcagttttttaatttttttttatttttaatttttgcggGCACAAATTAGGTTTGTATACTTATGGGGCGGATGAGATGTTTTGTTAAAggtatgcaatgtgaaataagcacatcatggagaatggggtattctAACCCCTCAAGCATTAattctttgagttacaaacaatccaattacactctatTAGTTATTGTAAAATGTCCAGTTCAATTATTATGTACTGTAGTCACCTGGTGTGCTATCAAATACAAGGActtat
It encodes:
- the LOC471633 gene encoding serine/threonine-protein phosphatase 2A catalytic subunit alpha isoform, whose protein sequence is MDEKVFTKELDQWIEQLNECKQLSESQVKSLCEKAKEILTKESNVQEVRCPVTVCGDVHGQFHDLMELFRIGGKSPDTNYLFMGDYVDRGYYSVETVTLLVALKVRYRERITILRGNHESRQITQVYGFYDECLRKYGNANVWKYFTDLFDYLPLTALVDGQIFCLHGGLSPSIDTLDHIRVLDRLQEVPHEGPMCDLLWSDPDDRGGWGISPRVAGYTFGQDISETFNHANGLTLVSRAHQLVMEGYNWCHDRNVVTIFSAPNYCYRCGNQAAIMELDDTLKYSFLQFDPAPRRGEPHVTRRTPDYFP